A single region of the Streptomyces virginiae genome encodes:
- the nusG gene encoding transcription termination/antitermination protein NusG — translation MSDPNLNASHDSVESVEDELDIVEAADAVDPDEAELADAEAGAPAEEAALHVESDEDEDEADVEVDAAVEEAADDAEVAEEEAEEAAPVEPAEPVDPIQALREELRLLPGEWYVIHTYAGYEKRVKANLEQRAVSLNVEEFIYQAEVPEEEIVQIKNGERKNVRQNKLPGYVLVRMDLTNESWGVVRNTPGVTGFVGNAYDPYPLTLDEIVKMLAPEAQEKAAKAAAEEAGLPAPAVKRTIEVLDFEVGDSVTVTDGPFATLQATINEINPDSKKVKGLVEIFGRETPVELSFDQIQKN, via the coding sequence GTGTCTGACCCGAACCTGAACGCGAGCCACGACTCCGTCGAGTCCGTCGAGGACGAGCTCGACATCGTCGAGGCGGCAGACGCTGTGGACCCCGACGAGGCCGAGCTCGCCGACGCCGAGGCGGGTGCCCCCGCCGAGGAAGCCGCGCTGCACGTCGAGTCCGACGAGGACGAGGACGAGGCTGACGTCGAGGTCGACGCTGCGGTCGAAGAGGCTGCTGACGACGCCGAGGTCGCCGAGGAAGAGGCCGAAGAGGCCGCTCCGGTCGAGCCCGCCGAGCCCGTCGACCCCATCCAGGCCCTGCGCGAGGAGCTGCGTCTGCTCCCCGGCGAGTGGTACGTGATCCACACCTACGCCGGCTACGAGAAGCGCGTGAAGGCCAACCTGGAGCAGCGCGCCGTCTCGCTGAACGTCGAGGAGTTCATCTACCAGGCCGAGGTGCCCGAGGAAGAGATCGTCCAGATCAAGAACGGCGAGCGCAAGAACGTCCGGCAGAACAAGCTGCCCGGCTACGTTCTCGTCCGCATGGATCTGACGAACGAGTCCTGGGGCGTCGTGCGTAACACGCCTGGTGTCACCGGCTTCGTCGGCAACGCGTACGACCCGTACCCGCTGACCCTGGACGAGATCGTCAAGATGCTCGCCCCGGAGGCGCAGGAGAAGGCCGCCAAGGCCGCCGCGGAAGAGGCCGGTCTGCCCGCGCCCGCCGTCAAGCGCACCATCGAGGTCCTGGACTTCGAGGTCGGCGACTCGGTCACCGTCACCGACGGCCCATTCGCGACGCTGCAGGCGACCATCAACGAGATCAACCCCGACTCGAAGAAGGTCAAGGGCCTCGTCGAGATCTTCGGCCGTGAGACCCCGGTCGAGCTCAGCTTCGACCAGATCCAGAAGAACTGA
- the rplK gene encoding 50S ribosomal protein L11, with protein MPPKKKKVTGLIKLQIKAGAANPAPPVGPALGQHGVNIMEFCKAYNAATESQRGMVVPVEITVYDDRSFTFITKTPPAARLILKHAGIEKGSGEPHKTKVAKLTAAQVKEIAELKMPDLNANDIDAAVKIIAGTARSMGVTVEG; from the coding sequence ATGCCTCCCAAGAAGAAGAAGGTCACGGGGCTTATCAAGCTCCAGATCAAGGCCGGTGCGGCCAACCCGGCTCCGCCGGTCGGCCCCGCGCTCGGTCAGCACGGCGTCAACATCATGGAGTTCTGCAAGGCCTACAACGCCGCGACCGAGTCGCAGCGTGGCATGGTCGTGCCGGTGGAGATCACGGTCTACGACGACCGCTCCTTCACCTTCATCACCAAGACTCCGCCGGCCGCGCGCCTCATCCTGAAGCACGCGGGCATCGAGAAGGGCTCCGGCGAGCCCCACAAGACCAAGGTCGCCAAGCTCACGGCTGCCCAGGTCAAGGAGATCGCCGAGCTGAAGATGCCCGACCTGAACGCCAACGACATCGACGCCGCCGTCAAGATCATTGCCGGCACCGCGCGTTCGATGGGCGTCACCGTCGAAGGCTGA
- the rplJ gene encoding 50S ribosomal protein L10: MPTPNKAASVAELKDAFQSSNAAVLTEYRGLTVAQLKTLRRSLGENAQYAVVKNTLTKIAANQAGITALDEHFAGPTAVAFITGDPVESAKSLRDFAKDNPNLIIKAGVLDGKALTADEIKKLADLESREVLLSKLAGAFKGKQSQAASLFQALPSKFVRTAEALRVKLAEQGGAE; the protein is encoded by the coding sequence ATGCCGACGCCCAACAAGGCTGCATCGGTAGCCGAGCTCAAGGACGCGTTCCAGAGCTCGAACGCCGCCGTGCTGACCGAGTACCGGGGTCTCACCGTCGCGCAGCTCAAGACGCTGCGTCGCTCCCTTGGTGAGAACGCCCAGTACGCCGTGGTGAAGAACACGCTGACCAAGATTGCGGCCAACCAGGCCGGGATCACCGCGCTGGACGAGCACTTCGCTGGTCCGACCGCGGTCGCCTTCATCACCGGTGACCCGGTGGAGTCGGCGAAGAGCCTGCGTGACTTCGCCAAGGACAACCCGAACCTCATCATCAAGGCGGGTGTCCTTGATGGTAAGGCGCTCACCGCCGATGAGATCAAGAAGCTTGCGGACCTCGAGTCCCGCGAGGTTCTGCTCAGCAAGCTGGCCGGCGCGTTCAAGGGCAAGCAGTCTCAGGCTGCCTCGCTCTTCCAGGCGCTGCCGTCGAAGTTCGTCCGCACCGCGGAAGCGCTTCGCGTCAAGCTCGCCGAGCAGGGCGGTGCCGAGTAA
- the rpoB gene encoding DNA-directed RNA polymerase subunit beta, producing MAASRNASTNTNNGASTAPLRISFAKIKEPLEVPNLLALQTESFDWLLGNAAWKSRVESALESGQDVPTKSGLEEIFEEISPIEDFSGSMSLTFRDHRFEPAKNSVDECKERDFTYAAPLFVTAEFTNNETGEIKSQTVFMGDFPLMTNKGTFVINGTERVVVSQLVRSPGVYFDSSIDKTSDKDIFSAKIIPSRGAWLEMEIDKRDMVGVRIDRKRKQSVTVLLKALGWTTEQILEEFGEYESMRATLEKDHTQGQDDALLDIYRKLRPGEPPTREAAQTLLENLYFNPKRYDLAKVGRYKVNKKLGADEPLDAGVLTTDDVIATIKYLVKLHAGETETTGESGRSIVVETDDIDHFGNRRLRNVGELIQNQVRTGLARMERVVRERMTTQDVEAITPQTLINIRPVVASIKEFFGTSQLSQFMDQNNPLSGLTHKRRLSALGPGGLSRERAGFEVRDVHPSHYGRMCPIETPEGPNIGLIGSLASYGRVNAFGFVETPYRKVIDGVVTDEVDYLTADEEDRFVIAQANAGLSEDMRFTENRVLVRRRGGEIDYIAGDDVDYMDVSPRQMVSVATAMIPFLEHDDANRALMGANMMRQAVPLIKAEAPLVGTGMEYRCAVDAGDSIRAEKDGVVQEVSADYITVANDDGTYTTYRVAKFSRSNQGTSVNQKVIVNEGDRIIESQVLADGPATEEGEMALGKNLLVAFMPWEGHNYEDAIILSQRLVQDDVLSSIHIEEHEVDARDTKLGPEEITRDIPNVSEEVLADLDERGIIRIGADVVAGDILVGKVTPKGETELTPEERLLRAIFGEKAREVRDTSLKVPHGEIGKVIGVRVFDREEGDELPPGVNQLVRVYVAQKRKITDGDKLAGRHGNKGVISKILPIEDMPFLEDGTPVDIILNPLGVPSRMNPGQVLEIHLGWLASRGWDVSGLAEDWAERLKVIGADRVEPGTNVATPVFDGAREDELAGLFEHTIPNRDGDRLVLPSGKARLFDGRSGEPFPDPISIGYMYILKLHHLVDDKLHARSTGPYSMITQQPLGGKAQFGGQRFGEMEVWALEAYGAAYALQELLTIKSDDVTGRVKVYEAIVKGENIPEPGIPESFKVLIKEMQSLCLNVEVLSSDGMSIEMRDTDEDVFRAAEELGIDLSRREPSSVEEV from the coding sequence TTGGCCGCCTCGCGCAACGCCTCGACCAATACGAACAACGGTGCCAGCACCGCCCCGCTGCGCATCTCCTTTGCAAAGATCAAGGAGCCCCTCGAGGTTCCGAACCTCCTGGCGCTGCAGACCGAGAGCTTTGACTGGCTTCTCGGCAATGCCGCCTGGAAGTCTCGCGTCGAGTCGGCGCTTGAGAGTGGACAGGACGTCCCCACCAAGTCCGGTCTGGAAGAGATCTTCGAGGAGATCTCGCCGATCGAGGACTTCTCCGGGTCGATGTCGCTGACCTTCCGCGACCACCGTTTCGAGCCGGCGAAGAACTCTGTCGACGAGTGCAAGGAGCGCGACTTCACGTACGCGGCTCCGCTGTTCGTCACTGCCGAGTTCACGAACAACGAGACCGGAGAGATCAAGTCTCAGACGGTCTTCATGGGCGACTTCCCGCTCATGACCAACAAGGGCACCTTCGTCATCAACGGCACCGAGCGTGTCGTCGTGTCGCAGCTTGTCCGCTCCCCTGGTGTCTACTTCGACTCCTCCATCGACAAGACGTCCGACAAGGACATCTTCTCCGCCAAGATCATCCCTTCCCGGGGTGCCTGGCTGGAGATGGAGATCGACAAGCGCGACATGGTCGGTGTCCGCATCGACCGCAAGCGCAAGCAGTCCGTCACCGTCCTCCTGAAGGCTCTCGGCTGGACCACCGAGCAGATCCTCGAGGAGTTCGGCGAGTACGAGTCCATGCGCGCAACCCTGGAGAAGGACCACACCCAGGGCCAGGACGACGCGCTGCTCGACATCTACCGCAAGCTGCGCCCGGGCGAGCCGCCGACCCGCGAGGCCGCTCAGACGCTGCTCGAGAACCTCTACTTCAACCCGAAGCGCTACGACCTCGCCAAGGTCGGCCGCTACAAGGTGAACAAGAAGCTCGGCGCCGACGAGCCGCTCGACGCCGGTGTGCTCACCACCGACGACGTCATCGCGACCATCAAGTACCTGGTCAAGCTGCACGCCGGCGAGACCGAGACCACCGGTGAGTCCGGCCGTTCGATCGTCGTCGAGACCGACGACATCGACCACTTCGGCAACCGTCGTCTGCGCAACGTCGGCGAGCTCATCCAGAACCAGGTCCGCACGGGTCTGGCTCGTATGGAGCGCGTCGTCCGCGAGCGCATGACGACCCAGGACGTCGAGGCCATCACGCCGCAGACCCTGATCAACATCCGGCCGGTCGTCGCCTCCATCAAGGAGTTCTTCGGCACCAGCCAGCTGTCGCAGTTCATGGACCAGAACAACCCGCTCTCGGGCCTGACCCACAAGCGCCGCCTGTCGGCGCTGGGCCCCGGCGGTCTGTCCCGTGAGCGGGCCGGCTTCGAGGTCCGTGACGTTCACCCGTCGCACTACGGCCGCATGTGCCCGATCGAGACCCCTGAAGGCCCGAACATCGGTCTGATCGGCTCGCTCGCCTCCTACGGTCGCGTCAACGCGTTCGGTTTCGTCGAGACCCCGTACCGCAAGGTCATCGACGGTGTCGTCACCGACGAGGTCGACTACCTCACGGCCGACGAGGAAGACCGCTTCGTCATCGCCCAGGCCAACGCCGGCCTGTCCGAGGACATGCGCTTCACCGAGAACCGCGTGCTGGTGCGTCGTCGTGGCGGCGAGATCGACTACATCGCCGGTGACGACGTCGACTACATGGACGTCTCCCCGCGCCAGATGGTGTCCGTCGCGACCGCGATGATCCCCTTCCTGGAGCACGACGACGCCAACCGTGCCCTCATGGGCGCGAACATGATGCGCCAGGCCGTTCCGCTCATCAAGGCGGAGGCCCCGCTCGTCGGCACCGGCATGGAGTACCGCTGTGCGGTCGACGCCGGTGACTCGATCCGTGCGGAGAAGGACGGTGTCGTCCAGGAGGTCTCGGCCGACTACATCACCGTCGCCAACGACGACGGCACGTACACCACGTACCGCGTCGCCAAGTTCTCCCGCTCGAACCAGGGCACCTCGGTCAACCAGAAGGTCATCGTCAACGAGGGTGACCGGATCATCGAGTCCCAGGTCCTCGCCGACGGTCCCGCGACCGAAGAGGGCGAAATGGCCCTCGGCAAGAACCTGCTCGTCGCGTTCATGCCCTGGGAAGGTCACAACTACGAGGACGCGATCATCCTGTCGCAGCGCCTCGTGCAGGACGACGTCCTCTCCTCGATCCACATCGAGGAGCACGAGGTCGACGCCCGTGACACCAAGCTGGGCCCCGAGGAGATCACCCGGGACATCCCGAACGTCTCCGAGGAGGTCCTCGCCGACCTCGACGAGCGCGGCATCATCCGCATCGGTGCGGACGTCGTCGCCGGCGACATCCTGGTCGGCAAGGTCACGCCCAAGGGTGAGACCGAGCTGACCCCGGAGGAGCGCCTGCTCCGCGCGATCTTCGGTGAGAAGGCCCGCGAGGTGCGTGACACCTCGCTCAAGGTGCCTCACGGTGAGATCGGCAAGGTCATCGGTGTCCGCGTCTTCGACCGCGAGGAGGGCGACGAGCTTCCTCCGGGCGTGAACCAGCTGGTCCGCGTCTACGTCGCCCAGAAGCGCAAGATCACCGACGGCGACAAGCTCGCCGGCCGCCACGGCAACAAGGGTGTCATCTCCAAGATCCTTCCGATCGAGGACATGCCCTTCCTGGAAGACGGCACGCCGGTCGACATCATCCTCAACCCGCTGGGTGTCCCGTCCCGAATGAACCCGGGACAGGTCCTGGAGATCCACCTCGGCTGGCTCGCCAGCCGCGGCTGGGACGTCTCCGGCCTGGCCGAGGACTGGGCCGAGCGTCTGAAGGTCATCGGGGCCGACCGTGTCGAGCCCGGTACCAACGTCGCCACCCCCGTGTTCGACGGTGCCCGCGAGGATGAGCTCGCCGGCCTCTTCGAGCACACCATCCCGAACCGCGACGGTGACCGCCTGGTCCTCCCGTCCGGTAAGGCGCGCCTGTTCGACGGCCGCTCCGGCGAGCCGTTCCCGGACCCGATCTCGATCGGGTACATGTACATCCTCAAGCTCCACCACCTGGTCGACGACAAGCTCCACGCTCGGTCGACCGGTCCGTACTCGATGATCACGCAGCAGCCGCTGGGTGGTAAGGCGCAGTTCGGTGGCCAGCGCTTCGGTGAGATGGAGGTGTGGGCGCTCGAGGCTTATGGCGCCGCTTACGCCCTCCAGGAGCTGCTGACCATCAAGTCCGACGACGTGACCGGCCGCGTGAAGGTCTACGAGGCCATCGTCAAGGGCGAGAACATCCCCGAGCCGGGCATTCCCGAGTCCTTCAAGGTGCTCATCAAGGAAATGCAGTCGCTCTGCCTCAACGTGGAGGTGCTGTCCTCGGACGGCATGTCCATCGAGATGCGCGACACCGACGAGGACGTCTTCCGCGCGGCGGAGGAGCTCGGTATCGACCTGTCCCGGCGCGAGCCGAGCAGCGTCGAAGAGGTCTGA
- a CDS encoding pyridoxal phosphate-dependent aminotransferase, producing the protein MTSATPSSERRVSARIGAISESATLAVDAKAKALKAAGRPVIGFGAGEPDFPTPDYIVEAAVEACRNPKYHRYTPAGGLPELKAAIAAKTLRDSGYEVEASQVLVTNGGKQAIYEAFAAILDPGDEVIVPAPYWTTYPESIRLAGGVPVDVVADETTGYRVSVEQLEAARTERTKVVLFVSPSNPTGSVYSEADAKAIGEWAAEHGLWVLTDEIYEHLVYGEAKFTSLPVLVPALRDKCIIVNGVAKTYAMTGWRVGWVIAPQDVIKAATNLQSHATSNVSNVAQVAALAAVSGNLDAVAEMRKAFDRRRQTMVKMLNEIDGVFCPTPEGAFYAYPSVKELLGKEIRGKRPQSSVELAALILDEVEVAVVPGEAFGTPGYLRLSYALGDEDLVEGVSRIQKLLAEAKA; encoded by the coding sequence ATGACCTCTGCAACGCCTTCCTCCGAGCGCCGGGTGTCCGCCCGTATCGGCGCCATTTCCGAGTCCGCCACCCTCGCCGTGGACGCCAAGGCCAAGGCCCTCAAGGCCGCCGGGCGCCCGGTGATCGGCTTCGGTGCCGGCGAGCCCGACTTCCCGACCCCGGACTACATCGTCGAGGCGGCGGTCGAGGCCTGCCGCAACCCCAAGTACCACCGCTACACGCCGGCCGGCGGTCTGCCCGAGCTCAAGGCCGCGATCGCCGCCAAGACCCTGCGCGACTCCGGCTACGAGGTCGAGGCCTCGCAGGTCCTGGTGACCAACGGTGGCAAGCAGGCGATCTACGAGGCCTTCGCGGCCATCCTGGACCCGGGTGACGAGGTCATCGTCCCGGCTCCGTACTGGACCACCTACCCGGAGTCCATCCGTCTCGCCGGCGGTGTCCCGGTCGATGTCGTCGCCGACGAGACCACCGGCTACCGCGTCTCCGTCGAGCAGCTGGAGGCCGCGCGCACCGAGCGCACCAAGGTCGTCCTGTTCGTCTCCCCGTCCAACCCGACCGGCTCGGTCTACAGCGAGGCCGACGCGAAGGCGATCGGCGAGTGGGCCGCCGAGCACGGCCTGTGGGTGCTGACGGACGAGATCTACGAGCACCTGGTCTACGGCGAGGCGAAGTTCACCTCGCTGCCGGTCCTGGTCCCCGCCCTGCGCGACAAGTGCATCATCGTCAACGGCGTCGCGAAGACGTACGCCATGACCGGCTGGCGCGTGGGCTGGGTCATCGCCCCGCAGGACGTCATCAAGGCGGCGACCAACCTGCAGTCGCACGCCACCTCGAACGTCTCCAACGTGGCCCAGGTCGCCGCGCTGGCCGCCGTCTCGGGCAACCTCGACGCGGTCGCGGAGATGCGCAAGGCCTTCGACCGCCGTCGCCAGACGATGGTGAAGATGCTCAACGAGATCGACGGCGTCTTCTGCCCGACCCCCGAGGGCGCGTTCTACGCGTACCCGTCGGTCAAGGAGCTCCTCGGCAAGGAGATCCGCGGCAAGCGCCCGCAGAGCTCCGTCGAGCTCGCCGCCCTGATCCTGGACGAGGTCGAGGTCGCGGTCGTCCCGGGCGAGGCCTTCGGCACCCCCGGCTACCTGCGCCTGTCCTACGCCCTGGGCGACGAGGACCTGGTGGAGGGCGTGTCCCGCATCCAGAAGCTCCTGGCGGAGGCCAAGGCCTGA
- the rplA gene encoding 50S ribosomal protein L1 gives MKRSKTLRAADAKVDREKLYAPLEAVRLAKETSTTKFDGTVEVAFRLGVDPRKADQMVRGTVNLPHGTGKTARVLVFATGDRAAAAEAAGADIVGDDELINEIAKGNRLNEFDAVVATPDLMGKVGRLGRVLGPRGLMPNPKTGTVTMDVAKAVTEIKGGKIEFRVDKHSNLHFIIGKVSFTDEQLVENYGAALDEILRLKPSAAKGRYIKKAALSTTMGPGIHLDSNRTRNLLVEEDPAAV, from the coding sequence GTGAAGCGCAGCAAGACTCTCCGCGCTGCGGACGCCAAGGTCGACCGGGAGAAGCTGTACGCCCCGCTCGAGGCCGTCCGTCTCGCCAAGGAGACCTCCACGACCAAGTTCGACGGCACCGTCGAGGTCGCCTTCCGCCTGGGTGTCGACCCGCGCAAGGCCGACCAGATGGTCCGCGGCACCGTGAACCTTCCGCACGGCACCGGCAAGACCGCCCGGGTCCTGGTCTTCGCGACCGGTGACCGTGCTGCGGCCGCGGAAGCCGCCGGCGCCGACATTGTCGGCGACGACGAGCTGATCAACGAGATCGCCAAGGGCAACCGCCTGAACGAGTTCGACGCCGTTGTGGCCACCCCGGACCTCATGGGCAAGGTCGGCCGCCTCGGCCGCGTGCTCGGTCCCCGTGGCCTGATGCCGAACCCGAAGACCGGCACCGTCACGATGGACGTCGCGAAGGCTGTCACCGAGATCAAGGGTGGCAAGATCGAGTTCCGCGTCGACAAGCACTCGAACCTGCACTTCATCATCGGCAAGGTCTCCTTCACCGATGAGCAGCTGGTCGAGAACTACGGCGCGGCCCTGGACGAGATCCTTCGTCTGAAGCCGTCCGCCGCGAAGGGCCGCTACATCAAGAAGGCCGCCCTCAGCACCACGATGGGCCCCGGTATCCACCTGGACTCGAACCGCACCCGGAACCTCCTCGTCGAGGAAGACCCGGCTGCTGTCTGA
- the secE gene encoding preprotein translocase subunit SecE produces MTDALGSIDMPDAEDETREKKARKGGKRGKKGPLGRLALFYRQIVAELRKVVWPTRNQLTTYTTVVIVFVVIMIGLVTVIDFGFEKAIKFVFG; encoded by the coding sequence GTGACGGACGCCCTGGGCTCCATCGACATGCCTGACGCCGAGGACGAGACGCGCGAGAAGAAGGCCCGCAAGGGCGGCAAGCGCGGCAAGAAGGGCCCTCTGGGCCGTCTCGCGCTTTTCTACCGCCAGATCGTCGCGGAACTCCGCAAGGTTGTCTGGCCTACTCGTAACCAGCTCACGACGTACACCACCGTGGTGATTGTCTTCGTGGTCATCATGATCGGTCTGGTTACCGTGATTGACTTTGGGTTCGAAAAAGCCATCAAGTTCGTCTTCGGCTGA
- the rplL gene encoding 50S ribosomal protein L7/L12, producing MAKLSQDDLLAQFEEMTLIELSEFVKAFEEKFDVTAAAAVAVAGPAGVGAAPEAAEEQDEFDVILTGAGDKKIQVIKVVRELTSLGLKEAKDLVDGAPKPVLEKVAKEAADKAAESLKAAGAAVEVK from the coding sequence ATGGCGAAGCTCTCTCAGGACGACCTCCTCGCCCAGTTCGAGGAGATGACCCTCATCGAGCTCTCCGAGTTCGTGAAGGCCTTCGAGGAGAAGTTCGACGTCACCGCCGCCGCGGCCGTCGCTGTTGCCGGCCCCGCCGGTGTCGGTGCTGCCCCCGAGGCCGCCGAGGAGCAGGACGAGTTCGACGTCATCCTCACCGGTGCCGGCGACAAGAAGATCCAGGTCATCAAGGTCGTGCGTGAGCTGACCTCCCTGGGTCTGAAGGAGGCCAAGGACCTCGTGGACGGCGCTCCGAAGCCGGTCCTCGAGAAGGTCGCCAAGGAGGCCGCTGACAAGGCCGCCGAGTCCCTCAAGGCTGCCGGCGCGGCTGTCGAGGTCAAGTAA